One Brassica napus cultivar Da-Ae chromosome C2, Da-Ae, whole genome shotgun sequence DNA window includes the following coding sequences:
- the LOC106381791 gene encoding pollen-specific protein-like At4g18596 produces the protein MVSKAIFFSFLVVSTVCLSSLAGFAAAEADDFDLFQIQGSVYCDTCRVQFVTRLSKFLEGAKVKLECRSRTNGTLTLTKEAVTDKSGSYQMEVTGDHEEEVCELVLVQSPDSGCSDVSKEAYLRNAGKISLTANDGIVSHETRIVNPLGFMVKTPLADCPAAFKELGIVPDVTF, from the exons atggtgTCCAAagccatcttcttctctttcttagTCGTCTCCACCGTGTGTTTGTCCTCTCTCGCTGGTTTTGCCGCCGCTGAGGCTGACGATTTTGACCTTTTCCAGATTCAAGGATCTGTTTACTGTGACACTTGCCGTGTCCAATTCGTTACCCGTCTCAGCAAATTCCTCGAag GTGCGAAAGTGAAGTTGGAGTGCAGGAGCAGAACAAACGGAACCCTAACGTTGACTAAAGAAGCCGTTACCGACAAATCAGGAAGCTACCAGATGGAAGTAACCGGTGACCACGAAGAAGAAGTTTGCGAGCTCGTGTTGGTCCAATCACCAGACAGTGGTTGCAGTGACGTCAGCAAAGAGGCCTACTTACGTAACGCCGGTAAGATCAGTTTAACTGCGAATGACGGAATCGTCTCTCACGAGACTCGTATCGTTAACCCTCTCGGTTTCATGGTTAAGACGCCGTTAGCTGATTGTCCCGCCGCTTTCAAGGAGCTCGGTATTGTCCCTGACGTCACCTTTTAA
- the LOC106381788 gene encoding senescence-specific cysteine protease SAG12: protein MALEHIKIFLIVSLVSSFCFSTTLSRLLDDELIMQKKHDEWMAEHGRTYADMNEKNNRYVVFKRNVERIERLNNVPAGRTFKLAVNQFADLTNDEFRSMYTGYKGDSVLSSQSQTKSTSFRYQNVSSGALPIAVDWRKKGAVTPIKNQGSCGCCWAFSAVAAIEGATQIKKGKLISLSEQQLVDCDTNDFGCSGGLMDTAFEHIMATGGLTTESNYPYKGEDANCKIKSTKPSAASITGYEDVPVNDENALMKAVAHQPVSVGIEGGGFDFQFYSSGVFTGECTTYLDHAVTAVGYSQSSAGSKYWIIKNSWGTKWGEGGYMRIKKDIKDKEGLCGLAMKASYPTI from the exons ATGGCTTTAGAACACATCAAAATCTTTCTCATTGTCTCTCTAGTTTCATCATTCTGTTTCTCGACCACTCTTTCTCGTCTTCTCGACGATGAACTCATCATGCAAAAGAAGCACGACGAGTGGATGGCCGAACATGGACGTACTTACGCAGATATGAATGAGAAAAACAATCGCTACGTTGTGTTCAAACGCAACGTGGAACGCATTGAACGCTTAAACAACGTTCCCGCCGGAAGAACGTTTAAACTCGCGGTAAACCAGTTTGCTGATCTAACCAACGACGAGTTCCGTTCTATGTACACTGGTTACAAAGGAGACTCTGTCTTGTCTAGCCAAAGTCAAACAAAATCCACGTCGTTTAGGTACCAAAACGTTTCTTCTGGTGCTTTGCCCATTGCTGTTGATTGGAGGAAGAAAGGAGCTGTGACTCCTATCAAGAATCAAGGCAGTTGTG GATGTTGTTGGGCGTTTTCAGCGGTTGCGGCTATAGAAGGAGCAACGCAGATAAAGAAAGGGAAACTTATTTCTTTGTCAGAACAACAGCTTGTAGACTGCGACACAAACGATTTTGGCTGCAGCGGCGGTCTAATGGATACTGCGTTTGAGCACATAATGGCCACTGGCGGATTAACCACTGAATCAAATTATCCTTATAAAGGCGAAGACGCCAATTGCAAGATCAAGAGCACTAAACCGTCAGCAGCTTCTATCACAG GCTATGAGGATGTCCCTGTTAACGACGAGAATGCTCTAATGAAGGCAGTGGCACACCAACCGGTTAGCGTTGGAATAGAAGGAGGTGGTTTTGATTTCCAATTCTACTCGTCCGGTGTGTTTACCGGAGAGTGCACAACGTATCTTGATCACGCGGTGACTGCCGTAGGATACAGCCAATCTTCCGCCGGATCAAAGTATTGGATCATCAAAAACTCATGGGGAACAAAATGGGGAGAAGGTGGATACATGAGGATTAAAAAAGATATCAAGGATAAAGAAGGATTATGTGGTCTTGCCATGAAGGCTTCTTACCCAACTATATGA
- the LOC106378423 gene encoding ubiquitin-like modifier-activating enzyme atg7, producing MILQFAPLNSSVDEGFWHSFSSLKLDKLGIDDSPISITGFYAPCSHPQVSNHLTLLSSESLPSSSDEQSSTENTIHGNRNKCPVPGTLYNTNTVESFTKLDKQSLLKSEANKIWEDIQSGKALEDCALLSRFLVISFADLKKWSFRYWFAFPALVLDPPASLVELKPASEYFTSEEAESVSAACNEWRDSSLTTDVPFFLVSVSSDDSKATITPLKDWEACQGDHHKLLFGFYDPCHLPSNPGWPLRNYLALIRSKWNLETVWFFCYRESRGFADMSLSLVGQASITLSSDSSVPNSVGWELNKGKRAPRSISLANSMDPTRLAVSACDLNLKLMRWRALPSLDLNVLSSVKCLLLGAGTLGCQVARTLMGWGIRNITFVDYGKVAMSNPVRQSLYTFEDCVGRGEFKAVAAVKSLKQIFPAVESSGVVMAIPMPGHPISSQEEESVLGDCKRLRDLIESHDAVFLLTDTRESRWLPSLLCANANKIAINAALGFDSYMVMRHGAGPNSLSDDMQNLDINKTGRQRLGCYFCNDVVAPQDSMTDRTLDQQCTVTRPGLAPIAGALAVELLVGVLQHPLGIYAKGDNSSSSNGGNSDESPLGILPHQIRGSVSQFSQITLLGQASNSCTACSETVVSEYREKGNSFILEAINHPTYLEDLTGLTELKKAANSFSLDWEDDGDDDEAVDM from the exons ATGATACTTCAATTCGCTCCATTGAACAGCTCCGTCGACGAAGGTTTCTGGCACAGCTTTTCCTCTCTGAAACTCGATAAGCTCGGAATCGACGATTCTCCGATCTCCATCACGG GTTTCTATGCACCGTGTTCTCATCCACAAGTCTCAAACCATCTGACTCTTCTTTCTTCAGAGTCATTgccttcttcttcagatgaaCAGTCATCGACCGAGAATACTATTCACGGGAATAGGAACAAGTGTCCTGTTCCAGGGACTCTCTACAACACCAACACCGTCGAAAGCTTTACTAAACTCGACAAACAAAGCTTGTTAAAATCAGAAGCAAACAAG ATTTGGGAAGATATTCAATCGGGAAAGGCTCTCGAGGACTGTGCTTTGTTATCTAGATTCCTCGTTATCTCGTTCGCTGACCTTAAGAAGTGGAGTTTCCGTTATTGGTTTGCGTTCCCTGCACTTGTTCTTGATCCTCCTGCAAGTTTGGTTGAATTAAAGCCAGCTTCGGAGTATTTTACTTCAGAAGAAGCAGAATCAGTATCTGCTGCGTGTAATGAGTGGCGTGACTCAAGTTTAACAACTG ATGTTCCATTCTTTTTGGTTTCGGTTTCGTCTGATGATTCAAAAGCTACCATCACACCTCTTAAAGACTGGGAAGCCTGCCAAGGTGATCATCATAAG TTACTTTTCGGTTTCTATGACCCGTGTCACCTTCCTAGTAACCCTGGCTGGCCACTTCGGAATTATCTAGCACTTATTCGCTCAAAGTGGAACCTCGAGACTGTTTGGTTCTTCTGCTACAGAGAGAGCCGCGGTTTCGCTGACATGAGCCTTTCTCTTGTTGGTCAAGCCTCCATTACACTCTCATCTGATTCATCTGTACCTAACTCAGTGGGATGGGAGCTTAACAAAGGAAAACGAGCTCCCAGATCCATTAGCCTTGCTAACTCCATGGATCCAACCAG GTTGGCTGTTTCTGCTTGTGATTTAAACTTGAAGTTAATGAGATGGCGTGCGTTACCGTCTCTAGACTTAAACGTTCTGTCCTCTGTCAAATGCCTTCTTCTTGGAGCTGGTACATTGGGTTGCCAAGTTGCTCGTACTCTTATG GGTTGGGGGATCCGCAACATAACCTTTGTTGATTACGGCAAAGTAGCTATGTCTAATCCAGTCAGACAATCTCTCTACACGTTTGAAGACTGTGTTGGTCGTGGCGAGTTCAAAGCCGTTGCTGCTGTTAAAAGCCTTAAACAGATCTTTCCAGCAGTGGAATCTAGTGGAGTTGTTATGGCTATACCGATGCCTGGACATCCCATCTCTAGCCAAGAAGAAGAATCTGTTCTCGGTGATTGCAAACGCCTTCGTGATTTGATTGAGTCTCATGATGCAGTGTTCTTGTTGACTGATACAAGAGAAAGCAGGTGGCTACCTTCTCTTCTTTGTGCTAACGCTAATAAG ATTGCTATAAACGCGGCTTTAGGTTTCGACAGCTACATGGTAATGCGCCATGGTGCTGGCCCCAACTCGTTGTCTGATGATATGCAGAATCTTGATATTAACAAGACAGGAAGACAGAGACTTGGTTGTTATTTCTGTAACGACGTTGTTGCACCTCAAGAT TCAATGACTGATCGGACACTGGACCAGCAATGCACTGTTACACGCCCAGGGCTAGCTCCTATTGCAGGAGCTTTAGCCGTTGAACTCTTAGTCGGAGTTCTACAACACCCACTTGG tATCTATGCAAAAGGAGACAACTCGAGTTCGAGTAATGGAGGAAACTCCGATGAATCACCTCTCGGGATCTTACCTCATCAGATTAGAGGCTCAGTTTCTCAGTTCTCACAGATCACACTGCTCGGACAAGCCTCCAACAGCTGCACAGCTTGTTCTGAAACT GTGGTGTCAGAGTATAGAGAAAAAGGAAACAGTTTCATACTTGAAGCTATTAACCATCCTACATACCTGGAGGATCTTACCGGTTTAACCGAGCTTAAGAAAGCTGCTAATTCGTTTAGCCTCGATTGGGAAGACGATGGTGATGACGATGAAGCTGTAGATATGTAA